A stretch of Lactuca sativa cultivar Salinas chromosome 6, Lsat_Salinas_v11, whole genome shotgun sequence DNA encodes these proteins:
- the LOC122194714 gene encoding lipid transfer protein EARLI 1-like — protein sequence MLHCTPTLSHSSFTIIDKVFITRFGMASKSIVSVVLVIAFNLLLCVVVSGCETSDIPEPTLNPNQKPNPNPSSNPNPNPYSNPNPNPIPNTKHNPNPNPNTVPNTNPNTETCPRDALKLGVCANLLGGLVKVELGSPPVKPCCSLIQGLADLEAAVCLCTAIKANVLGINLNVPVSLSLLVNVCGGEVPNGFVCS from the coding sequence ATGCTCCATTGTACCCCTACTCTATCACACTCTTCCTTTACCATAATTGACAAAGTTTTCATTACCCGTTTCGGCATGGCATCGAAGAGTATTGTGTCCGTTGTTCTGGTCATAGCATTCAACCTTTTATTATGTGTCGTGGTTAGTGGCTGTGAAACGTCCGACATACCAGAACCCACCCTCAATCCAAATCAAAAACCAAACCCAAACCCAAGCAGCAACCCCAACCCCAATCCCTACTCCAACCCGAACCCCAACCCCATCCCTAACACTAAACACAACCCCAACCCCAACCCCAACACAGTACCAAACACAAACCCAAATACAGAAACCTGCCCTAGAGACGCCTTAAAACTGGGGGTTTGTGCTAATCTTCTAGGGGGATTGGTCAAAGTTGAGTTAGGTTCACCACCGGTGAAGCCATGTTGCTCTCTTATCCAAGGACTTGCCGACCTTGAGGCTGCCGTCTGTTTGTGCACTGCAATCAAAGCCAACGTCCTAGGGATCAATCTTAATGTACCAGTATCTCTTAGCTTGCTCGTTAATGTATGTGGCGGTGAAGTCCCAAATGGTTTTGTATGTTCCTAG